The following is a genomic window from Acidobacteriota bacterium.
CTGAAGTGGAAGCGTGCCCGTTTCGCGCCGCTGGCCATGAGATGGCGAGCCGTGTCGACAGCCACCACGTATCGCGTCGCGCCATCGGCCGCCTGGTTCGACGCGTAGTCCCGAGCACGCCCCACCGTGCCGATCACGGGCAGTCCGGCGAGCACCACGAGACTCCACGACCCACGCGGGTCGTAGGCGTTACCCCACGCCAGCGTGAAAGCCCGGTCGCCATGCGCCCGTCAGGGTCGAGCCGGCGGCGAGATAGAGCGGCGCGTGCAGGTAGAACTGGAGGTGCCCGCTGCCCGGACGCAACGCGTCTCTACCGCTCATCGCGTGGAATGAACGGCTGCGGGTACGGCGGGCCGATGTAGTCGGCGCGGGGGCGGATCAGGCGGTTGTTCGCCAGCTGTTCCAGCACGTGGGCCGTCCAGCCGGACACGCGGCTGACCGCGAAAATCGGCGTGTAGAGATCCATGGGGATGCCCATGGTGTAGTACGTGGACGCCGAGTAGAAGTCGACGTTCGGGAACAGCTTCTTCTCGCCCGTCACCACCTGCTCGATCCGCTGGGAGAGCTGGAACCAGCGCGGGTGGCCGGCGCGCTCGCCTAGCTCCTTCGACATGCGTCGCAAGTGGGTGGCGCGCGGGTCCTCGGTGCGGTACACGCGGTGTCCGAAGCCGGAGATCTTCTCCTTGCGCGCGAGCTTGGCGCGCACGTATTCCTCGGCGCGCTCGTCAGATGCACCCTCGCCGAGGTCGAGCAGCATCTTCATGACCTCGGCGTTCGCGCCACCGTGCAGCGGCCCCTTCAGCGTGCCGATGCCCGCGACGATGGCGGAATGGACGTCACTGAGCGTGGCCGCGCACACGCGTGCGGCGAACGTCGACGCGTTCAGCTCGTGGTCCGCGTGCAGGATCAGGCCGATGTCGAACGCGCGCACGGACGTCGCGTCGGGCCGCTCGCCCTTCAGCATGTAGAGGAAGTTGGCCGCCTGGCCGAGCGCCGGATCCGGCGCGATGAGTCCGCCGCCCTGGATCATCCGGCCGTAGCTGGCCACGAGCGTGCCCATCTGCGCCGTGAGGCGCACGGCCTTCCTGTAGTTGGCCGCGGGACTGTTGTCGGACGCGTCGGCGTCGTAGTGCGACAGCGCCGACGTCAGCGTCCGCAGCGCGTCCATCCCGTCGCCCGGCGGCAGGCTCCGCATCAGGCGGACGACACCCTCCGGCAGCGCGCGCGAGGCCGCGAGCTGCGAGTGCAGGTCGCCGAGCTCCGCTCGATTCGGCAGCCGCCGGTGCCACAGCAGGAAGCAGATCTCCTCGAACGTCGCCGACTGCGCGAGGTCGTGGATGTCGTACCCGCAGTACGACAGGATCCCGCGATCGCCATCGATGAAACAGATGGCCGACGATGT
Proteins encoded in this region:
- a CDS encoding citrate synthase (catalyzes the formation of citrate from acetyl-CoA and oxaloacetate), encoding MSGLQDVVATSSAICFIDGDRGILSYCGYDIHDLAQSATFEEICFLLWHRRLPNRAELGDLHSQLAASRALPEGVVRLMRSLPPGDGMDALRTLTSALSHYDADASDNSPAANYRKAVRLTAQMGTLVASYGRMIQGGGLIAPDPALGQAANFLYMLKGERPDATSVRAFDIGLILHADHELNASTFAARVCAATLSDVHSAIVAGIGTLKGPLHGGANAEVMKMLLDLGEGASDERAEEYVRAKLARKEKISGFGHRVYRTEDPRATHLRRMSKELGERAGHPRWFQLSQRIEQVVTGEKKLFPNVDFYSASTYYTMGIPMDLYTPIFAVSRVSGWTAHVLEQLANNRLIRPRADYIGPPYPQPFIPRDER